In a single window of the Micromonospora inositola genome:
- the ndk gene encoding nucleoside-diphosphate kinase produces the protein MSSSSPDERSLVLIKPDAVRRGLVGEIVSRFERKGLRIDAMVTRTMDGDFADQHYAEHVDKPFYPPLKAFMTSGPLVALVLSGDQVIEVVRSMLGSTDGRKAAAGTIRGDLSLSNRENLVHASDSTDSAKRELALWFPELG, from the coding sequence GTGTCCAGCAGCAGCCCGGATGAGCGCTCGCTCGTACTGATCAAGCCCGACGCGGTCCGCCGCGGTCTGGTCGGCGAGATCGTGTCCCGCTTCGAGCGCAAGGGCCTGCGGATCGACGCGATGGTGACGCGGACGATGGACGGCGACTTCGCCGACCAGCACTACGCCGAGCACGTCGACAAGCCGTTCTACCCGCCGCTGAAGGCCTTCATGACCAGCGGTCCGCTGGTCGCCCTGGTGCTCTCCGGCGATCAGGTGATCGAGGTCGTGCGCAGCATGCTCGGCAGCACCGACGGCCGCAAGGCCGCCGCCGGCACCATCCGGGGCGACCTCTCCCTGTCCAACCGGGAGAACCTGGTGCACGCCTCCGACTCCACCGACAGCGCGAAGCGCGAGCTCGCCCTCTGGTTCCCCGAGCTGGGCTGA
- a CDS encoding carboxymuconolactone decarboxylase family protein: MSRINMAAVVPQAYQAVLGLEKYIQTNVDHTVLELVKLRASMLNGCAFCVDMHSRDALAAGESSRRLFAVAAWREAPFFDERERTALALTDAVTRLGEHGVPDEVWDAAAKVWSEKELADLVVAIATINVWNRIAVTSQAQPPTEG, translated from the coding sequence ATGAGTCGGATCAACATGGCCGCCGTGGTGCCGCAGGCGTACCAGGCGGTGCTCGGGCTGGAGAAGTACATCCAGACCAACGTCGACCACACGGTGCTGGAGCTGGTGAAGCTGCGGGCGTCGATGCTCAACGGCTGTGCGTTCTGCGTGGACATGCACAGCCGGGACGCGCTCGCCGCGGGCGAGTCCAGCCGGCGGCTGTTCGCGGTCGCGGCCTGGCGGGAGGCGCCCTTCTTCGACGAGCGGGAGCGGACCGCGCTGGCGCTGACCGACGCGGTCACCCGGCTCGGCGAGCACGGCGTGCCGGACGAGGTCTGGGACGCCGCCGCCAAGGTGTGGTCGGAGAAGGAGCTGGCGGATCTGGTCGTCGCGATCGCCACAATCAACGTGTGGAACCGGATCGCGGTGACCAGCCAGGCGCAGCCGCCGACCGAGGGGTGA
- a CDS encoding ABC transporter permease, with amino-acid sequence MRTLRMIAVGALLHAKQLSRSPFEIATALIVPVVQATLAVYLFRAGGEPGRLLEAAVGAGLMGVWSSVLFGSGGAIQGQRWQGTLEMIMLAPRPPALVILPITLATALTGTYAMLATLLWGRVLYGIPLDFAHPLLFLVAVPGCVLGLGMFGLLLASTFVLMRNANALTNTLEYPIWLVSGMLVPLTVLPGWTGPIAAALPTTWGARAVREAATGGPVWPSLGICLAISLGCLAAGALMMTHVERRARAAATLALA; translated from the coding sequence GTGAGGACGCTGCGGATGATCGCGGTGGGCGCGCTGCTGCACGCCAAGCAGCTCAGCCGCTCCCCGTTCGAGATCGCCACCGCGCTGATCGTGCCGGTGGTGCAGGCGACGCTGGCGGTCTACCTGTTCCGGGCCGGCGGCGAGCCGGGCCGGCTGCTGGAGGCCGCCGTCGGGGCGGGACTGATGGGGGTCTGGTCGTCGGTGCTCTTCGGCTCCGGCGGTGCGATCCAGGGGCAGCGCTGGCAGGGCACCCTGGAGATGATCATGCTGGCGCCCCGCCCGCCGGCACTGGTGATCCTGCCGATCACCCTGGCCACCGCGCTCACCGGCACGTACGCGATGCTCGCCACCCTGCTCTGGGGCCGGGTGCTCTACGGCATCCCGCTGGACTTCGCGCACCCCCTGCTCTTCCTGGTCGCGGTGCCCGGCTGCGTGCTCGGCCTGGGCATGTTCGGCCTGCTGCTGGCCTCCACGTTCGTGCTGATGCGCAACGCCAACGCGCTGACCAACACGCTGGAGTACCCGATCTGGCTGGTCTCCGGGATGCTGGTGCCGCTCACCGTGCTGCCCGGCTGGACCGGACCGATCGCCGCCGCGCTGCCCACCACCTGGGGCGCCCGGGCGGTCCGCGAGGCGGCCACCGGCGGGCCGGTCTGGCCCTCGCTCGGCATCTGCCTGGCGATCAGCCTCGGCTGCCTGGCCGCGGGCGCGCTGATGATGACCCACGTCGAGCGACGGGCCCGCGCCGCGGCGACCCTCGCGCTGGCCTGA
- a CDS encoding ArsR family transcriptional regulator: protein MIRIELDEPTLARTRIATSPLWEAKCSLYLLDRYPDEAPWPYTGWARHAHRVLAELPAAAPARLYAQTGPWYPDFLGPVPPTASPTIEEELAALRATPAEVIAEQIPRYHRADDLPGWLRPFVTDRQAALDRLADGLQAYWDAAIAPWWPAMRAALDEEVLHRARALAADGPDALLADLHERVRWDKPVLTLVKPSEWRFAAVDQRLLLIPLIFSRGALTHSTDHPEVIAVSYQARGAVLLADRPAPGTPPATTDRLAVLVGRGRAQVLRALSRPATTAGLAATLGLAPSTVSEHLAALLTAGVVHRRRVGRRVLYGLEPAGVALVSLIGADPATASA from the coding sequence GTGATCCGAATCGAGTTGGACGAGCCGACGCTGGCCCGTACCCGGATCGCGACCAGCCCGCTCTGGGAGGCCAAGTGCAGCCTCTACCTGCTCGACCGGTACCCGGACGAGGCGCCCTGGCCGTACACCGGCTGGGCCCGGCACGCCCACAGGGTGCTCGCCGAGCTGCCCGCGGCGGCCCCGGCGAGGCTCTACGCGCAGACCGGCCCCTGGTACCCGGACTTCCTCGGCCCGGTGCCGCCCACCGCCAGCCCCACGATCGAGGAGGAGTTGGCGGCGCTGCGCGCCACGCCGGCCGAGGTGATCGCCGAGCAGATCCCGCGCTACCACCGCGCCGACGACCTGCCCGGCTGGCTGCGCCCGTTCGTCACCGACCGGCAGGCGGCCCTGGACCGGCTCGCCGACGGCCTCCAGGCGTACTGGGACGCGGCGATCGCGCCCTGGTGGCCGGCGATGCGCGCCGCCCTGGACGAGGAGGTGCTGCACCGGGCCCGGGCGCTCGCCGCCGACGGCCCCGACGCGCTCCTGGCCGACCTGCACGAGCGGGTGCGCTGGGACAAGCCGGTGCTGACCCTGGTCAAGCCGAGCGAATGGCGCTTCGCCGCGGTCGACCAGCGGCTGCTGCTGATCCCGCTGATCTTCTCCCGGGGCGCGCTGACCCACTCCACCGACCATCCCGAGGTCATCGCGGTCTCGTACCAGGCCCGGGGGGCGGTCCTGCTCGCCGACCGGCCGGCGCCCGGCACCCCGCCCGCGACAACCGACCGGTTGGCCGTCCTGGTGGGGCGCGGCCGGGCCCAGGTGCTGCGCGCGCTCAGCCGCCCGGCCACCACCGCCGGGCTCGCCGCCACCCTGGGGCTCGCCCCGAGCACCGTCTCCGAGCACCTCGCCGCGCTGCTCACCGCCGGGGTGGTGCACCGCCGCCGGGTCGGCCGGCGGGTGCTGTACGGCCTGGAACCGGCCGGCGTGGCCCTGGTCAGCCTGATCGGCGCGGACCCGGCGACCGCCTCGGCCTGA
- the sigJ gene encoding RNA polymerase sigma factor SigJ → MEPDRGDQPGAAADRGVTGTPAAQAAGALTAHRPMLLGLAYRLLGSLHDAEDVLQEAYLRWLDVDRESVAEPRRYLSRVVTRLAVDRLRARQAARETYVGPWLPEPVPTGAAEPFGPLDSAELRDSVSVALLHLLERLTPPERAVYVLHTAFALPYAEIGEILDRSAADCRQLYHRAVARIADGRPRFTAGPAEQRRLLDAFLAAARDGDLARLTELVASDAVSWNDGGGAVRAARNPVRGADRIARFFAGVYGRPRSIEAAPTELNGGPALVLRWPDGTRYTLAIAAADGRITDLYLVGNPAKLSRLPG, encoded by the coding sequence GTGGAACCGGATCGCGGTGACCAGCCAGGCGCAGCCGCCGACCGAGGGGTGACCGGCACCCCGGCGGCGCAGGCGGCCGGTGCGCTCACCGCGCACCGGCCGATGCTGCTCGGGCTGGCGTACCGGCTGCTGGGCAGCCTGCACGACGCGGAGGACGTGCTCCAGGAGGCGTACCTGCGCTGGCTCGACGTCGACCGGGAGTCGGTCGCCGAGCCGCGCCGGTACCTGTCCCGGGTGGTGACCCGGCTGGCGGTCGACCGGCTGCGCGCCCGGCAGGCCGCCCGGGAGACGTACGTCGGGCCGTGGCTGCCCGAACCGGTGCCGACCGGCGCGGCGGAGCCGTTCGGGCCGCTGGACAGCGCCGAGCTGCGGGACTCCGTGTCGGTCGCGCTGCTGCACCTGCTGGAACGGCTCACCCCGCCGGAGCGCGCGGTCTACGTGCTGCACACCGCGTTCGCCCTGCCGTACGCGGAGATCGGCGAGATCCTGGACCGCTCGGCGGCCGACTGCCGGCAGCTGTACCACCGGGCGGTGGCCCGGATCGCCGACGGCCGGCCACGCTTCACCGCCGGCCCGGCCGAGCAGCGGCGGCTGCTGGACGCCTTCCTGGCCGCCGCCCGCGACGGCGACCTGGCCCGGCTGACCGAGCTGGTGGCGTCCGACGCGGTCTCCTGGAACGACGGGGGCGGCGCCGTCCGTGCGGCGCGCAACCCGGTGCGCGGCGCGGACCGGATCGCTCGCTTCTTCGCCGGCGTCTACGGCCGGCCCCGCAGTATCGAGGCGGCGCCCACCGAGCTGAACGGCGGGCCGGCGCTGGTGCTCCGCTGGCCCGACGGGACCCGCTACACGCTGGCCATCGCGGCCGCGGACGGCCGGATCACCGACCTCTACCTGGTCGGCAACCCGGCGAAGCTGTCCCGGCTGCCCGGCTGA
- a CDS encoding ABC transporter permease → MTALFRLIGVGGVIAYRALFNWTTPAMFIGSLLVGPIFQLLFFAYLGRQLGVADDRFYIVGNAVLAASLSCVFGGTMAVANERRFGTLGHVLLSPRSRTAVFLGRALPYAGNGLLIAVSTLTVGSLLLGLRMPVDALPGLLLTLATGSLACGFFGLTLGAVGLRFRDVWVVSNVSVALLLLLTGVNVPAAGLPAWMRAVGEVLPITHAARAARRLVAGEGFAAAAPALAAELAVGLGYALLAAVLLKVFEAESRRRASLDTL, encoded by the coding sequence ATGACGGCACTCTTCCGGCTGATCGGCGTGGGCGGCGTGATCGCCTACCGGGCCCTGTTCAACTGGACCACCCCGGCGATGTTCATCGGCTCGCTGCTGGTCGGCCCGATCTTCCAACTGCTCTTCTTCGCCTACCTGGGCCGCCAACTGGGCGTCGCCGACGACCGGTTCTACATCGTCGGCAACGCGGTGCTCGCCGCCTCGCTCTCCTGCGTCTTCGGCGGGACGATGGCGGTGGCCAACGAGCGGCGCTTCGGCACCCTCGGCCATGTGCTGCTGTCGCCGCGCAGCCGCACCGCCGTGTTCCTCGGCCGGGCCCTGCCGTACGCCGGCAACGGCCTGCTGATCGCGGTGAGCACGCTCACCGTCGGCTCGCTCCTGCTCGGCCTGCGGATGCCCGTCGACGCCCTGCCCGGCCTGCTGCTGACCCTGGCCACGGGCTCGCTGGCCTGCGGCTTCTTCGGCCTCACCCTGGGCGCGGTCGGGCTGCGGTTCCGGGACGTCTGGGTGGTCTCCAACGTCTCGGTGGCGCTGCTGCTCCTGCTCACCGGGGTGAACGTCCCGGCCGCCGGGCTGCCGGCGTGGATGCGCGCGGTCGGCGAGGTGCTGCCCATCACCCACGCGGCCCGGGCGGCCCGCCGCCTCGTCGCCGGCGAGGGCTTCGCGGCGGCCGCCCCGGCGCTCGCCGCCGAACTCGCCGTAGGTCTCGGGTACGCCCTGCTGGCCGCCGTGCTCCTCAAGGTCTTCGAGGCCGAAAGCCGCCGCCGCGCCTCCCTCGACACCCTCTGA
- a CDS encoding ABC transporter ATP-binding protein: protein MSEYAIEAAGLRRTYRSRTGWIRPQRREVEAVRGVDLTVGNGELFGLLGPNGAGKTTTIKLLNTLLIPTAGTARICGHDVVAETREVRRRIGYVFGGDRGLYDRLSARDNLRYFAELYGVPGREQQRRIVELLELVRLAGREDERVEGYSRGMRQRLHIARGLLHRPQVLFLDEPSIGVDPVAARELRQTVADLAATGTTVLLTTHYMAEADELCGRIAVIANGAIQALGTPAELRHHADGRQVLEVEAYGVTDAQLATIHALPGVREASVTVTGAAQTLTVQSDAGVDVQADVLRELDGVRLGRVTARQPTLEDAYVAIVNRVAAQARPVEAVAA from the coding sequence ATGAGCGAGTACGCGATCGAGGCGGCCGGGCTGCGCCGCACCTACCGCAGCCGAACGGGATGGATACGACCGCAGCGTCGGGAGGTGGAGGCGGTCCGCGGCGTCGACCTGACGGTCGGCAACGGGGAGCTGTTCGGGCTGCTCGGACCGAACGGCGCGGGCAAGACGACCACCATCAAGCTGCTGAACACGCTGCTCATCCCGACCGCCGGCACGGCCCGGATCTGCGGCCACGACGTGGTGGCCGAGACCCGGGAGGTACGCCGCCGGATCGGGTACGTCTTCGGCGGCGACCGGGGCCTCTACGACCGGCTCTCCGCCCGGGACAACCTGCGCTACTTCGCCGAGCTGTACGGCGTGCCGGGACGGGAGCAGCAGCGGCGGATCGTCGAGCTGCTGGAGCTGGTCCGGCTCGCCGGCCGGGAGGACGAGCGGGTGGAGGGCTACTCCCGGGGCATGCGGCAGCGGCTGCACATCGCCCGCGGCCTGCTGCACCGCCCGCAGGTGCTCTTCCTCGACGAGCCGTCGATCGGGGTGGACCCGGTGGCCGCCCGGGAGCTGCGGCAGACCGTCGCCGACCTGGCCGCCACCGGCACCACCGTGCTGCTGACCACGCACTACATGGCCGAGGCGGACGAGCTCTGCGGCCGGATCGCGGTGATCGCGAACGGCGCCATCCAGGCGCTGGGCACCCCGGCGGAGCTGCGGCACCACGCCGACGGCCGGCAGGTGCTGGAGGTCGAGGCGTACGGGGTGACCGACGCCCAGCTCGCCACGATCCACGCCCTGCCCGGGGTCCGCGAGGCGAGCGTGACCGTCACCGGCGCGGCGCAGACGCTGACCGTGCAGTCCGACGCGGGGGTGGACGTGCAGGCCGACGTGCTGCGCGAGCTGGACGGCGTCCGGCTGGGCCGGGTCACCGCCCGCCAGCCCACCCTGGAGGACGCGTACGTGGCGATCGTGAACCGGGTCGCCGCGCAGGCCCGCCCGGTCGAGGCGGTGGCCGCGTGA
- the ileS gene encoding isoleucine--tRNA ligase, with translation MAYPLHDPTAAGVPASPDLPAVERRVLEHWTADKTFEASVEARPAGDDGKNEYVFYDGPPFANGLPHYGHLFTGYVKDVVPRYQTMRGRHVERRFGWDCHGLPAEVVAEKQLGITSKAEILDLGVARFNEACRTSVLEFTQDWERYVTRQARWVDFANDYKTLDLDYMESVMWAFKTLHDKGLVYEGFRVLAYCWRCETPLSNTETRMDDVYKDRHDPTLSVWFGLTRDDNAPELVRGPVKLGVWTTTPWTLPSNLALAVGPDIEYAVLERDGERYVVGAARLGAYAKELEGYEQVGTVRGADLVGRRYTPLYDFLVEQAGENAYQVLGADFVTTEDGTGIVHLAPAFGEDDQNVCNAAGIPTIVTVDDHTRFTALVPPYQGEQVFDVNKPVIRELKERGVVLRQDTYTHSYPHCWRCDTPLVYKAVSSWFVAVTQFKDRMVELNQQINWTPGHIKDGSFGKWLANARDWSISRNRFWGSPIPAWKSDDPNYPRLDVYGSLADIERDFGVRLTDLHRPAVDDLVRPNPDDPTGKSMMRRVPEVLDCWFESGSMPFAQVHYPFENRDWFEHHYPGDFIVEYIGQTRGWFYTMHVLATALFDRPAFRNCLSHGILLGSDGRKMSKSLRNYPDVYHVFDAYGSDAMRWMLMSSPVLRGGDMAVTEAGIRDAVRQVLLPLWNVWYFFSLYANADGYQASRRVDSTHLLDRYVLAKTNELVSTVQGQMEAYDISGACATVRSFLDALTNWYVRRSRDRFWSGDAEAFDTLWTVLETLCRVVAPLAPLTAEEIWRGLTGERSVHLTDWPSAEEFPADHDLVAAMDAVRAVASAALSLRKAKGLRVRLPLPKLTVASPVADQLRPFAELVADEVNVKAVEFTDEVSAYCQQVLTVVPRALGPRVGKAVQQVIKAVKAGEWELADGAPVAAGVTLAEGEYELRLVAADAEHSAPLPGGEGVVVLDTEVTPELAAEGLARDVVRVVQQARRDADLDVSDRIVVSLSASEEVRAAVSAYADFVAREVLADTIDFADGIDGADGFAGEAGEGERVTVVVRRV, from the coding sequence ATGGCCTATCCGTTGCACGACCCGACCGCCGCCGGCGTCCCGGCGAGCCCGGACCTGCCCGCGGTCGAGCGCCGGGTCCTGGAGCACTGGACGGCCGACAAGACCTTCGAGGCTTCGGTCGAAGCCCGGCCGGCCGGCGACGACGGCAAGAACGAGTACGTCTTCTACGACGGCCCGCCGTTCGCCAACGGCCTGCCGCACTACGGCCACCTCTTCACCGGGTACGTCAAGGACGTGGTGCCGCGCTACCAGACCATGCGCGGCCGGCACGTCGAGCGGCGGTTCGGCTGGGACTGCCACGGCCTGCCCGCCGAGGTGGTCGCCGAGAAGCAGCTCGGCATCACCAGCAAGGCGGAGATCCTCGACCTGGGCGTGGCCCGGTTCAACGAGGCCTGCCGCACCTCGGTGCTGGAGTTCACCCAGGACTGGGAGCGGTACGTCACCCGGCAGGCCCGCTGGGTCGACTTCGCCAACGACTACAAGACCCTCGACCTGGACTACATGGAAAGCGTGATGTGGGCCTTCAAGACCCTGCACGACAAGGGTCTGGTCTACGAGGGCTTCCGGGTGCTGGCGTACTGCTGGCGGTGCGAGACGCCGCTGTCGAACACCGAGACCCGGATGGACGACGTCTACAAGGACCGGCACGACCCGACGCTGTCGGTGTGGTTCGGGTTGACCCGGGACGACAACGCGCCGGAGCTGGTGCGCGGGCCGGTCAAGCTGGGCGTCTGGACCACCACGCCGTGGACCCTGCCGTCGAACCTGGCGCTCGCCGTCGGCCCGGACATCGAGTACGCGGTGCTGGAGCGCGACGGGGAGCGCTACGTGGTCGGCGCGGCGCGGCTCGGCGCGTACGCCAAGGAGCTGGAGGGGTACGAGCAGGTCGGCACCGTGCGCGGTGCGGACCTGGTCGGGCGCCGCTACACGCCGCTCTACGACTTTCTCGTCGAGCAGGCCGGGGAGAACGCGTACCAGGTGCTCGGCGCGGACTTCGTCACCACCGAGGACGGCACCGGGATCGTCCACCTGGCCCCGGCCTTCGGCGAGGACGACCAGAACGTCTGCAACGCCGCCGGCATCCCCACCATCGTCACCGTGGACGACCACACCCGGTTCACCGCGCTGGTCCCGCCGTACCAGGGCGAGCAGGTCTTCGACGTCAACAAGCCGGTGATCCGGGAGCTCAAGGAGCGGGGGGTGGTGCTCAGGCAGGACACCTACACCCACTCGTACCCGCACTGCTGGCGCTGCGACACCCCGCTGGTCTACAAGGCGGTCTCGTCGTGGTTCGTCGCGGTGACGCAGTTCAAGGACCGGATGGTCGAGCTCAACCAGCAGATCAACTGGACACCGGGACACATCAAGGACGGCTCGTTCGGCAAGTGGCTGGCCAACGCCCGCGACTGGTCGATCAGCCGGAACCGGTTCTGGGGCTCGCCGATCCCGGCGTGGAAGTCCGACGACCCGAACTACCCGCGCCTCGACGTGTACGGCTCGCTGGCCGACATCGAGCGGGACTTCGGCGTACGCCTGACCGACCTGCACCGGCCGGCGGTGGACGACCTGGTCCGCCCCAACCCGGACGACCCGACCGGGAAGTCGATGATGCGCCGGGTGCCGGAGGTGCTGGACTGCTGGTTCGAGTCCGGCTCGATGCCGTTCGCCCAGGTGCACTACCCGTTCGAGAACCGCGACTGGTTCGAGCACCACTACCCGGGCGACTTCATCGTCGAGTACATCGGACAGACCCGCGGCTGGTTCTACACCATGCACGTGCTGGCCACCGCGCTGTTCGACCGGCCGGCGTTCCGCAACTGCCTCAGCCACGGCATCCTGCTCGGCTCCGACGGGCGCAAGATGTCCAAGAGCCTGCGCAACTACCCGGACGTGTACCACGTCTTCGACGCGTACGGCTCCGACGCGATGCGCTGGATGCTGATGTCCTCGCCGGTGCTGCGCGGCGGGGACATGGCGGTCACCGAGGCGGGCATCCGGGACGCCGTCCGGCAGGTGCTGCTGCCGCTGTGGAACGTCTGGTACTTCTTCTCGCTCTACGCCAACGCCGACGGGTACCAGGCGAGCCGTCGGGTGGACAGCACGCACCTGCTCGACCGGTACGTGCTGGCGAAGACGAACGAGCTGGTGTCGACGGTCCAGGGGCAGATGGAGGCGTACGACATCTCCGGCGCCTGCGCCACCGTCCGCTCCTTCCTCGACGCGCTGACCAACTGGTACGTGCGGCGCTCCCGGGACCGGTTCTGGTCGGGTGATGCCGAGGCGTTCGACACCCTGTGGACGGTGCTGGAGACGCTCTGCCGGGTGGTGGCGCCGCTGGCGCCGCTGACCGCGGAGGAGATCTGGCGCGGCCTCACCGGCGAACGGTCGGTGCACCTGACCGACTGGCCGTCGGCCGAGGAGTTCCCGGCCGACCACGATCTCGTCGCCGCGATGGACGCCGTCCGCGCGGTCGCCTCGGCGGCGCTCTCGCTGCGCAAGGCCAAGGGCCTGCGGGTCCGGCTGCCGCTGCCGAAGCTGACCGTTGCCTCGCCGGTGGCGGACCAGCTGCGCCCCTTCGCCGAGCTGGTCGCCGACGAGGTCAACGTGAAGGCGGTGGAGTTCACCGACGAGGTGTCCGCGTACTGCCAGCAGGTGCTGACCGTGGTGCCCCGGGCGCTCGGCCCCCGGGTCGGCAAGGCGGTCCAGCAGGTGATCAAGGCGGTCAAGGCAGGGGAATGGGAGCTGGCCGACGGCGCCCCGGTCGCCGCCGGGGTCACCCTCGCCGAGGGCGAGTACGAGCTGCGCCTGGTCGCCGCCGACGCGGAGCACTCCGCGCCGCTGCCCGGCGGTGAGGGCGTGGTCGTGCTGGACACCGAGGTCACCCCGGAGCTGGCCGCCGAGGGGTTGGCCCGGGACGTGGTCCGGGTGGTGCAGCAGGCCCGCCGGGACGCCGACCTGGACGTCTCCGACCGGATCGTGGTGTCGCTGTCGGCCTCCGAGGAGGTCCGGGCGGCGGTGTCCGCGTACGCCGATTTCGTGGCCCGGGAGGTGCTGGCCGACACCATCGACTTCGCCGACGGGATCGACGGCGCCGACGGCTTCGCCGGTGAGGCCGGCGAGGGCGAGCGGGTGACGGTGGTCGTCCGGCGGGTATGA
- a CDS encoding lysophospholipid acyltransferase family protein: MPLLYTIGKLTVAPALRLAFRPHVEGLEHIPATGGAIFAGNHLSVADELLLGTVVPRHLAFWAKSEYFTGTGVKGAFSKFVLTGLGAIPVERAGGRAALSAFDAAIPVLKAGDLVAVYPEGTRSPDGRLYRGRTGAARLAVAAGVPIIPVGVTGTDKAQPIGARVPRPGRAEISIRFGKPLDFTGRSDDRTSLRAMTDELMAEIQKLTGQEYVPRYAPPRAHPPVSGEPPTAS; encoded by the coding sequence GTGCCCCTGCTCTACACCATCGGCAAGCTCACCGTGGCGCCCGCGCTCCGGTTGGCCTTCCGTCCGCACGTGGAGGGGTTGGAGCACATCCCGGCGACCGGTGGTGCGATCTTCGCGGGCAACCACCTCTCCGTCGCCGACGAGCTGCTGCTCGGCACCGTCGTCCCTCGGCACCTGGCCTTCTGGGCCAAGTCGGAGTACTTCACGGGCACCGGCGTGAAGGGCGCCTTCTCCAAGTTCGTGCTCACCGGGCTGGGCGCCATCCCGGTCGAGCGGGCCGGCGGCCGGGCGGCGCTGTCGGCGTTCGACGCCGCCATCCCGGTGCTCAAGGCCGGTGACCTCGTCGCCGTCTACCCGGAGGGGACCCGTTCGCCCGACGGCCGGCTCTACCGGGGGCGGACCGGCGCGGCCCGGCTGGCCGTGGCGGCCGGCGTGCCGATCATCCCGGTCGGCGTGACCGGCACCGACAAGGCGCAGCCCATCGGGGCCCGGGTGCCCCGGCCTGGCCGGGCCGAGATCAGCATCCGGTTCGGCAAGCCGCTGGACTTCACCGGCCGCTCGGACGACCGGACGTCGCTGCGGGCGATGACCGACGAGCTGATGGCCGAGATCCAGAAGCTGACCGGCCAGGAGTACGTGCCGCGCTACGCCCCGCCGCGCGCCCACCCGCCGGTCAGCGGCGAGCCGCCGACCGCGTCCTGA